One window from the genome of Bradyrhizobium xenonodulans encodes:
- a CDS encoding ABC transporter ATP-binding protein: MLLEAAGISKIFGKLTALDGAALTVGENEFHGLIGPNGSGKSTLMKCIAGAEVPTQGKVSFINTDITAFTPTERARAGMSLKFQITSVLPTLTLYDNILLALQAQSSLFDLVFSRTRGALHDQVMTMLTQFRLADRAFDAAAALSHGQQQWLEIAMALAGKPKLLLLDEPTGGMSLEERRVTGELLQPIKKHCSLVIVEHDLDFIRDICDRLTVLDQGKVLASGTVSEIQANKAVQEIYLRRA; the protein is encoded by the coding sequence ATGCTCCTTGAAGCCGCGGGCATCTCGAAAATATTCGGCAAGCTCACCGCGCTCGACGGCGCCGCGCTGACCGTCGGCGAGAACGAGTTTCACGGCCTGATCGGCCCGAACGGATCCGGCAAGAGCACGCTGATGAAGTGCATCGCCGGCGCCGAAGTGCCGACGCAAGGAAAGGTGTCCTTCATCAACACCGACATCACCGCGTTCACACCGACCGAGCGCGCCCGCGCCGGCATGAGCCTGAAATTCCAGATCACCAGCGTGTTGCCGACGCTGACGCTCTACGACAACATCCTGCTCGCGTTGCAGGCGCAGTCCTCGCTGTTCGACCTCGTATTCTCGCGCACCCGCGGCGCGCTGCACGACCAGGTCATGACCATGCTGACGCAGTTCCGTCTCGCCGATCGCGCCTTCGATGCCGCGGCTGCGCTGTCGCACGGCCAGCAGCAATGGCTGGAGATCGCGATGGCGCTCGCCGGTAAGCCAAAGCTGTTGCTGCTGGATGAGCCGACTGGCGGCATGAGCCTGGAGGAGCGCCGCGTCACTGGCGAATTGCTCCAGCCGATCAAGAAGCATTGCTCGCTCGTCATCGTCGAGCACGATCTCGATTTCATCCGCGACATCTGCGATCGCCTCACTGTGCTCGACCAGGGCAAGGTGCTGGCGTCCGGCACGGTGTCCGAGATCCAGGCCAACAAAGCCGTTCAGGAGATCTATCTGCGCCGTGCCTGA
- a CDS encoding branched-chain amino acid ABC transporter ATP-binding protein: MPEFLDIKHLDAGYGRSQVLFDVTLGIPWRGGVAVLGRNGAGKTTLMKTIVGELPAWKGEVAFDGRDISRRATQERVRAGIGYVPQEHSVFARLSVRDNLAVGSLASRKADAVDHVLTIFPKLGQRLDQPAGTLSGGERKMLAIGRAMLGDPKLLLLDEPTEGVWIGVIEEITERLIELAKSIAVIIVEQHLDLALRVADYAYVLDRGRVALQGQAGDVRGNPELMRYLAP, from the coding sequence GTGCCTGAATTTTTGGACATCAAGCATCTCGACGCCGGCTATGGCCGCAGCCAGGTCCTGTTCGACGTCACCCTCGGCATCCCCTGGCGCGGAGGCGTCGCCGTGCTCGGCCGCAACGGTGCCGGCAAGACCACGCTGATGAAGACCATCGTCGGCGAATTGCCGGCGTGGAAGGGCGAGGTCGCCTTCGACGGCCGCGACATCAGCCGCCGCGCGACCCAGGAGCGCGTGCGCGCCGGCATCGGCTACGTCCCACAGGAGCATTCGGTGTTCGCGCGCCTGTCGGTGCGCGACAATCTCGCCGTCGGCTCGCTCGCAAGCAGGAAGGCCGACGCAGTCGACCACGTGCTGACCATCTTCCCAAAGCTCGGCCAGCGCCTCGACCAGCCCGCCGGCACGCTCTCCGGCGGCGAGCGCAAGATGCTCGCCATCGGCCGCGCCATGCTGGGTGATCCGAAGCTACTGCTGCTGGACGAACCGACCGAAGGCGTCTGGATCGGCGTGATCGAGGAGATCACCGAGCGCCTGATCGAGCTCGCGAAGAGCATCGCCGTCATCATCGTCGAGCAGCATCTCGACCTGGCACTGCGCGTTGCGGATTACGCCTACGTGCTGGACCGCGGACGAGTCGCCCTGCAGGGGCAGGCGGGCGATGTGAGGGGCAATCCGGAGTTGATGCGGTATCTGGCGCCGTAG